One Acidobacteriota bacterium DNA segment encodes these proteins:
- a CDS encoding pyrroloquinoline quinone-dependent dehydrogenase, with translation MQRTSKPAPGVGRLAIHLVVALLAAGPAAAQYGAPANGEWPTYGGDLGSTKYSPLDQIDRDNFGDLEIAWRWLSADAVLSLTMPDGSEWRADSRLIFAELNRRDPERWRDGQPPTITNFKATPLMVGDRLFINMPTSAAAAIDARTGETLWVYNPKSYEEGTTTMSARWNQRGVAYWSDGPDRRDERIFFGTGNGYLVCVDAKTGRPCADFGDGGRLDLMEGIPRAARGERDWLNALLYSVQSPPIVFGNTVVTPMSISSYNIRREMPPGWMRGFDVRSGRTRWTFHTIPQGDEFGNETWGGDSWRETGKVGVWTMMSIDPELGFIYLPLNTAAPDYYGGHRPGANLFAESLVALDLETGERVWHFQVVHHGLWDYDLPAAPNLIDITVDGRRIEAVAQITKQGFTFVFDRATGEPVWPIEERPVPTDTDIEGEVVWPTQPFPTRPAPFDYQGVAIDDLVDFTPEIRQMAIDAVAPYRIGPLYTPHSLRGTVVRPGFSAGSWGGAAVDPETGMLYVPSGNRYTVKHFRTPAPGEDASLAVLEARGAQAHRPQMPQGLPLFKPPYSRMTAIDMNTGEHRWMRPLGDGNRIRNLPLLRDLDLPPLGGDSGRIGPVLTKTLLIHALTAGGTDDGPRLVAFDKATGEEIASVDLPGGAIGTPMTYLSGGRQYIALTVGGGRVPELIALALPAGDPER, from the coding sequence ATGCAGCGAACGTCCAAGCCCGCGCCCGGCGTCGGCCGGCTGGCGATTCATCTGGTGGTCGCGCTGTTGGCGGCCGGTCCCGCCGCGGCGCAGTACGGGGCGCCCGCCAACGGCGAGTGGCCGACCTACGGGGGCGATCTCGGCAGCACGAAGTACTCGCCCCTGGATCAGATCGACCGCGACAACTTCGGCGATCTGGAGATCGCGTGGCGCTGGCTGTCCGCGGACGCCGTGCTGAGCCTGACCATGCCGGACGGCTCGGAGTGGCGCGCCGACTCGCGGTTGATCTTCGCCGAGCTGAACCGCCGCGATCCGGAGCGGTGGCGGGACGGCCAGCCGCCCACCATCACGAACTTCAAGGCCACCCCGCTGATGGTCGGCGACCGGCTGTTCATCAACATGCCGACGTCGGCCGCGGCCGCCATCGACGCGCGGACGGGCGAGACGCTGTGGGTCTACAACCCCAAGAGCTACGAGGAAGGCACCACGACGATGTCCGCCCGCTGGAACCAGCGCGGCGTGGCGTACTGGTCGGACGGCCCGGACCGGCGCGACGAGCGGATCTTCTTCGGCACCGGCAACGGGTATCTGGTCTGCGTCGACGCGAAGACCGGGCGGCCGTGCGCCGACTTCGGGGACGGCGGCCGGCTGGACCTGATGGAGGGCATCCCGCGCGCCGCGCGCGGCGAACGCGACTGGCTGAACGCGCTGCTCTACTCCGTCCAGTCTCCGCCCATCGTGTTCGGCAACACGGTGGTGACGCCGATGTCGATCTCCAGCTACAACATCCGCCGGGAGATGCCACCCGGGTGGATGCGCGGCTTCGACGTGCGGAGCGGCCGGACGCGCTGGACGTTCCACACGATCCCGCAGGGCGACGAGTTCGGCAACGAGACCTGGGGCGGCGATTCGTGGCGCGAGACCGGCAAGGTGGGCGTCTGGACGATGATGAGCATCGATCCCGAGCTCGGCTTCATCTACCTGCCGCTGAACACCGCCGCCCCCGACTACTACGGCGGACACCGGCCCGGCGCCAACCTGTTCGCCGAGAGCCTCGTCGCCCTCGACCTGGAGACCGGCGAGCGGGTGTGGCACTTCCAGGTCGTCCACCACGGCCTGTGGGACTACGACCTGCCCGCCGCCCCGAACCTGATCGACATCACGGTCGACGGCCGGCGAATCGAGGCGGTGGCGCAGATCACCAAGCAGGGCTTCACGTTCGTCTTCGACCGGGCGACGGGCGAGCCGGTCTGGCCGATCGAGGAGCGCCCGGTGCCGACCGACACCGACATCGAGGGCGAGGTGGTGTGGCCGACCCAGCCGTTTCCGACCCGGCCGGCGCCGTTCGACTACCAGGGCGTGGCAATAGACGATCTCGTCGATTTCACGCCGGAGATACGGCAGATGGCGATCGACGCGGTCGCGCCGTACCGCATCGGCCCCCTGTATACCCCGCACAGCCTGCGGGGCACCGTCGTGCGGCCCGGGTTCAGCGCGGGAAGCTGGGGCGGCGCCGCCGTCGATCCCGAGACCGGCATGCTCTACGTGCCGTCGGGCAACCGCTACACGGTCAAGCACTTCCGCACGCCGGCGCCGGGCGAGGACGCCTCGCTGGCGGTACTCGAGGCGCGCGGCGCGCAGGCCCACCGCCCGCAGATGCCGCAGGGGTTGCCCCTGTTCAAGCCGCCCTACTCGCGGATGACGGCCATCGACATGAACACGGGCGAGCACCGGTGGATGCGGCCGCTGGGCGACGGCAACCGCATCCGCAACCTCCCGTTGCTGCGCGACCTCGACCTGCCGCCGCTGGGCGGCGACAGCGGACGCATCGGTCCGGTGCTGACGAAGACGCTGCTGATCCACGCGCTGACTGCGGGCGGCACCGACGACGGCCCGCGCCTGGTCGCCTTCGACAAGGCGACGGGCGAGGAGATCGCGTCCGTCGACCTGCCGGGCGGCGCCATCGGCACGCCGATGACCTACCTGTCGGGCGGGCGGCAGTACATCGCGCTGACCGTCGGCGGCGGACGCGTGCCGGAGCTGATCGC
- a CDS encoding damage-inducible protein DinB → MRYGFLVETYETERLKVLGVWSMFRDEDLPVRPHATDTRGRSVHEQMVHQCVSEDLWFRTMLGIEASVAALPEVERRLDFIERYAASSAERLAALRSRPESWWEGETRFFDSTRSRAWVVVRRIAHTSHHRGQQMAMLRMLNRDLHSNYGPTADTGGLMKNDAPVVYAYPDLDGLLAGERAGGRKAMLPGPGERPPTERPGN, encoded by the coding sequence ATGCGATACGGATTCCTCGTGGAGACGTACGAAACCGAGCGCCTGAAGGTGCTCGGCGTCTGGAGCATGTTCCGCGACGAGGACCTCCCGGTTCGTCCGCATGCCACGGACACGCGTGGCCGTAGCGTGCACGAGCAGATGGTGCACCAGTGCGTCAGCGAGGACCTGTGGTTTCGGACGATGCTGGGCATCGAAGCCAGCGTGGCCGCGCTGCCGGAGGTCGAGCGCAGGCTCGATTTCATCGAACGCTATGCCGCGAGCTCTGCCGAGCGGCTGGCCGCGCTGCGATCGCGGCCGGAATCCTGGTGGGAGGGCGAGACGCGCTTCTTCGATTCGACCCGGTCGCGGGCATGGGTCGTCGTCCGACGCATCGCGCACACGTCTCACCATCGCGGCCAGCAGATGGCCATGCTGCGGATGCTCAACCGCGACCTGCACAGCAACTACGGGCCGACCGCCGATACCGGTGGGTTGATGAAGAACGACGCACCGGTGGTCTACGCCTACCCGGATCTCGATGGACTGCTGGCGGGCGAGCGGGCGGGCGGACGCAAGGCGATGCTCCCCGGTCCGGGAGAACGGCCGCCTACCGAGCGGCCCGGGAACTGA
- a CDS encoding PQQ-binding-like beta-propeller repeat protein, translating into MQSTQRWSVLAVDGDGNVTVRLTTEGARMHVGGPVETMSTGPVENESAGSPLDAMQALDGTSYTVVLDTRGALVRMAGLEEMRDPGSVGSRHARPDVVLARERFDPSFAVADNRRSGAQDPRRLFVAEVLELGVLELLVRGRRSSLLRLHVVKLSQARDHWDLDHPFERLLLDTAVAPDPATVPWINPRLRYGEVRKVVTGIPGKTGIVYTLDRETGEFLWATPTVTQNVISGIDGATGAVTENPEVVFTGDGQTVLACPTLVGGKDWEAGAYSPQTGLMYFPLRNACARMMATAGSDSVATSLYALAVRSELAPGTEQLGTVQAISPETGELAWKYEQRAATTSLVATGGGLVFGGDLNGRFRALDAETGDVLWEVNLGSPITGFPIAFAVDGRQYVAVSTGSSRTLVYFAPLTPGSGKMKRDPAAI; encoded by the coding sequence ATGCAGAGCACCCAACGCTGGAGTGTCCTGGCCGTCGACGGTGACGGCAACGTTACCGTCCGCTTGACCACGGAGGGGGCGCGCATGCACGTCGGCGGACCGGTGGAGACGATGAGCACCGGCCCGGTGGAGAATGAAAGCGCCGGATCGCCTCTTGATGCAATGCAGGCGCTGGACGGAACGAGCTATACGGTCGTCCTCGATACGCGGGGGGCGCTCGTGCGCATGGCCGGTCTGGAGGAGATGCGCGATCCCGGATCCGTCGGCTCACGCCATGCTCGACCAGATGTTGTGCTCGCGCGCGAGCGCTTCGACCCGTCGTTCGCAGTTGCCGACAATCGTCGCAGCGGCGCGCAGGATCCGCGCCGTCTGTTCGTCGCTGAGGTCCTTGAACTCGGGGTTCTCGAACTCCTCGTACGGGGTCGGCGTTCGTCCCTTTTGCGGCTCCACGTCGTCAAGCTGAGCCAAGCTAGAGATCACTGGGATCTCGATCACCCGTTCGAGCGCCTGTTGCTCGACACCGCCGTCGCGCCGGATCCGGCAACCGTGCCCTGGATCAATCCGCGGCTGCGGTACGGCGAGGTCCGCAAGGTCGTGACCGGGATTCCCGGCAAGACCGGTATCGTCTACACCCTCGACCGCGAGACCGGCGAGTTCCTGTGGGCGACGCCGACGGTCACGCAGAACGTGATCAGCGGCATCGACGGCGCCACCGGCGCGGTCACCGAGAACCCGGAGGTCGTCTTCACGGGCGACGGGCAGACGGTGCTGGCCTGCCCGACCCTGGTGGGCGGCAAGGACTGGGAGGCGGGGGCCTACAGCCCACAGACGGGGCTGATGTACTTCCCGCTGCGCAACGCCTGTGCGCGGATGATGGCCACGGCCGGCAGCGACAGCGTCGCCACGTCGCTCTATGCGCTCGCCGTGCGGAGCGAGCTTGCGCCCGGCACCGAGCAGCTCGGCACCGTCCAGGCGATCTCCCCGGAGACCGGCGAGCTCGCCTGGAAGTACGAGCAGCGGGCCGCCACCACCTCGCTCGTGGCGACCGGCGGCGGACTCGTGTTCGGCGGCGACCTCAACGGCCGGTTCCGCGCCCTGGACGCGGAGACCGGGGACGTGCTGTGGGAGGTGAACCTGGGCTCGCCGATCACCGGGTTTCCGATCGCGTTCGCCGTCGACGGCCGGCAGTACGTCGCGGTCAGCACGGGCAGCTCGCGCACCCTGGTGTACTTCGCGCCCCTGACGCCTGGTAGCGGCAAGATGAAAAGGGACCCCGCGGCAATCTGA